The Deltaproteobacteria bacterium genome window below encodes:
- a CDS encoding GNAT family N-acetyltransferase, translating to MPQSVSEEIRIRPMREDDLEAVVAIDEKVLGEKRYDYWRRKIRFRGDNSDSTGFVAEAEGRIVGFILGEISGREFRISHTVGWVDTIGVDPAYQRRGVASALLDRVIRCFKEQGVETIHTLVNWSSWDLLQFYKKAGFTRGDMINLELKI from the coding sequence ATGCCTCAAAGTGTTTCTGAAGAGATCCGCATCAGGCCCATGAGAGAGGACGATCTGGAAGCGGTTGTTGCCATCGACGAAAAAGTCCTTGGAGAGAAGCGATACGACTACTGGCGGCGAAAGATCCGTTTCCGGGGAGATAACTCCGACAGCACGGGGTTCGTTGCCGAGGCTGAGGGCCGGATTGTGGGGTTCATCCTGGGAGAGATAAGCGGCCGGGAGTTCCGGATATCCCATACGGTCGGCTGGGTCGACACGATCGGCGTCGACCCGGCTTATCAGAGAAGGGGTGTGGCCAGTGCTCTCCTGGACCGGGTGATCCGGTGTTTCAAGGAGCAGGGCGTTGAGACGATCCATACCCTTGTCAACTGGTCGAGTTGGGATTTGCTCCAGTTTTACAAGAAGGCCGGGTTCACGCGAGGGGACATGATCAATCTGGAGCTCAAGATCTGA
- a CDS encoding indolepyruvate oxidoreductase subunit beta, which yields MRIQMIISGVGGQGVLFATRIFSVMAMTEGNDLIGSETHGMSQRGGSVITHLKIGDFESPLVERGRADVLLCLEKSEAYRALPYIRQRTRDRDGGICFVNAPAADFLDGRVSRYLEEKGVEIPVFPAGELAREMGSPRSANIALIGFASAHPRLPFSPERLRSTIGEITPPGFREISLKIFDKALMEGRNTFRS from the coding sequence ATGCGAATCCAGATGATAATCTCAGGTGTGGGAGGACAGGGCGTGCTCTTTGCCACACGGATCTTCTCGGTCATGGCCATGACCGAAGGGAATGATCTCATCGGCTCGGAGACCCACGGAATGAGTCAGCGGGGGGGATCGGTCATTACGCATCTCAAAATCGGTGACTTTGAGAGTCCCCTGGTCGAGAGAGGCAGGGCCGACGTTCTTCTCTGCCTCGAGAAGAGCGAGGCCTACCGGGCCTTGCCCTACATAAGGCAGCGAACCAGAGACAGAGACGGGGGGATCTGCTTTGTCAACGCCCCGGCGGCGGATTTCCTGGACGGACGGGTTTCCCGCTATCTCGAGGAGAAAGGAGTCGAGATCCCGGTATTCCCCGCAGGCGAACTCGCACGGGAGATGGGTTCTCCCAGATCGGCCAATATCGCCCTCATCGGTTTCGCCTCCGCCCATCCCAGGCTTCCCTTTTCTCCGGAAAGGCTCAGGTCGACCATCGGAGAGATCACACCTCCCGGGTTCAGAGAGATCAGCCTGAAAATCTTCGACAAGGCCCTCATGGAGGGCCGGAACACCTTCAGATCTTGA
- a CDS encoding 4Fe-4S binding protein: MWNPSLKSTDKDHKVDRRIPSISALRAFRRSLQHSRDPAKPCITVCGGTGCLASGAREVTGAFREELRKENLDREVALRETGCHGFCERGPLVVIRPEGVFYQGVQPGDVADIVAKTVRKGEIIDRLLYVDPVTEERVLHERDVPFYSLQMRLVFGSNGEIDPTRIDDYIAIGGYQALETVLSAMTQEEVIDAIKRSGLRGRGGGGFPTGEKWDACRRAPGKERFVVCNADEGDPGAYMDRSLLEGNPHAVIEGMLIGAYAIGSEEGYVYVRHEYPVAVAHLIRAIDQAKACGLLGKDILGSGLNFTLRVNQGGGAFVCGESTALMASLEGRAGEPRAKYVHTVERGLWDRPTDLNNVETWANVPVIIAQGPEKYSSVGTEGSKGTKIFSLVGKINNTGLVEVPMGTTLRRIIYDIGGGIPGGKRFKAVQTGGPSGGCIPGHLLDLPVDFDRLQEAGSMMGSGGMIVMDEETCMVDMARYFVRFLEGESCGKCTPCREGLYQMDRILTDICEGKGTMGDIELLEDLAWTMRETSLCALGTTAPNPVLSTIRHFREEYEAHIRDKRCPAGVCKTLITYTIDPERCTGCGACLKVCPADAISGEARHPHRLDRERCVKCDACHQVCRFEAVLKQ, translated from the coding sequence ATGTGGAATCCATCCTTGAAGAGTACGGATAAAGACCATAAGGTGGACCGTCGAATACCGAGCATTTCGGCACTAAGGGCTTTCCGCCGGTCCCTTCAGCACTCCAGGGATCCGGCCAAGCCCTGCATAACCGTCTGTGGAGGAACCGGCTGCCTGGCCTCCGGGGCCCGCGAAGTTACAGGGGCCTTCCGGGAGGAGTTGAGAAAAGAAAACCTGGATCGGGAGGTCGCCCTCCGGGAAACGGGGTGTCACGGGTTCTGCGAGCGAGGCCCCCTGGTTGTAATTCGTCCTGAAGGCGTCTTCTACCAAGGGGTGCAACCCGGAGATGTCGCGGATATCGTCGCCAAGACCGTCAGGAAGGGGGAGATCATCGATCGTCTTCTCTATGTGGACCCGGTGACAGAGGAGAGAGTCCTGCACGAGAGGGATGTCCCCTTCTACAGTCTTCAGATGCGCCTTGTCTTCGGAAGCAACGGAGAGATCGATCCCACACGGATCGACGACTACATCGCCATCGGGGGGTACCAGGCCCTTGAGACGGTCCTCTCGGCCATGACCCAGGAGGAGGTCATCGACGCAATCAAGCGATCGGGCCTGAGAGGCCGCGGCGGGGGAGGATTCCCAACAGGGGAGAAATGGGATGCCTGCCGCCGGGCCCCGGGCAAAGAGCGGTTTGTCGTCTGCAACGCCGATGAAGGCGACCCTGGTGCCTACATGGACCGGTCTCTTCTCGAGGGAAATCCCCATGCCGTCATCGAGGGGATGCTCATCGGCGCCTACGCCATCGGGTCCGAGGAGGGCTATGTCTATGTCCGTCATGAATACCCCGTGGCCGTGGCCCACCTGATCCGTGCCATCGACCAGGCAAAGGCTTGCGGTCTTTTGGGCAAAGACATCCTGGGCTCCGGTCTGAACTTCACCCTCAGGGTGAACCAGGGAGGCGGCGCGTTTGTTTGCGGCGAGTCCACGGCCCTGATGGCATCCCTGGAGGGGAGGGCCGGAGAGCCCCGGGCCAAGTACGTCCACACTGTGGAGCGCGGCCTCTGGGACAGGCCGACTGACCTGAACAACGTGGAGACCTGGGCCAATGTGCCGGTCATCATCGCCCAGGGACCGGAAAAGTACTCCAGTGTCGGCACCGAGGGCTCGAAGGGGACAAAGATTTTCTCCCTCGTAGGAAAGATCAACAACACCGGCCTGGTTGAGGTACCCATGGGAACAACCCTCCGCCGGATCATATACGACATCGGCGGAGGGATTCCCGGGGGAAAGCGATTCAAAGCCGTGCAGACCGGAGGACCCTCTGGCGGCTGCATTCCCGGGCATCTCCTCGACCTCCCCGTGGATTTCGACCGGCTCCAGGAAGCAGGATCGATGATGGGTTCGGGCGGCATGATCGTCATGGATGAAGAGACCTGCATGGTAGATATGGCCAGGTACTTTGTCCGCTTCCTCGAGGGGGAATCCTGCGGCAAGTGCACGCCCTGCAGGGAGGGGCTCTACCAGATGGACCGAATTCTCACGGATATCTGTGAAGGAAAGGGGACGATGGGGGATATCGAGCTTCTGGAAGACCTGGCCTGGACCATGAGGGAAACCTCTCTGTGCGCCCTGGGGACGACTGCACCCAACCCGGTCCTGTCGACTATCCGTCACTTCAGGGAAGAGTACGAGGCCCACATCCGAGACAAGCGCTGTCCGGCAGGGGTGTGCAAGACTCTGATCACCTACACCATCGACCCGGAGCGCTGCACCGGCTGCGGTGCCTGTCTCAAGGTCTGCCCGGCCGATGCCATCTCAGGGGAGGCCAGGCACCCGCACCGGCTGGACAGGGAGCGCTGCGTCAAATGCGATGCCTGCCACCAGGTCTGCAGGTTCGAGGCTGTCTTGAAGCAATAG
- a CDS encoding (2Fe-2S)-binding protein, with product MITLTIDGKKVKAAESATLLDIARKMSIPIPALCYHPDLTPYGSCRLCTVEVRDKGRESRLVTACNYPAREGIEVRTRSRRVLRARRLLVELLLARCPQVPVIQELARRLGVEKSRFRTENRENTCVLCGLCVRVCREIIGAEAIGFSNRGISRRVGAPFGIDTENCLACGACEYVCPTGTMEMEIDRTRKIKHSATGTVRSCKYVRLGLLDFMICSNGYECWRCEVDQAMEDRFHTHPALAFRPAEQRRAFRLHGFTFLPDRSYSAWHVWAKPMGRLIRLGLDDLASTFAARADRIDLPGAGDSLERNGPLVRIVVGKRELTIPSPLGGKVSAVNHDLKEDPMLVWKAPYHRGWLVMVEPGPSGDLSGLRSGASAAPWFDGQASRMAVFLIRKTGKTTAREEGSSQNSLFQVGPLVSLTSGCHWEEVEEILFSG from the coding sequence ATGATCACTCTAACCATCGACGGAAAGAAGGTGAAAGCCGCAGAGTCGGCAACACTGCTGGACATCGCCAGGAAGATGTCCATCCCGATCCCCGCACTATGCTATCATCCGGACCTCACCCCTTACGGTTCGTGCAGGCTCTGCACCGTGGAGGTGAGAGACAAGGGGAGGGAATCCCGCCTGGTCACGGCCTGCAACTATCCCGCCAGGGAGGGAATCGAGGTAAGAACCCGTTCGAGAAGGGTCCTGCGTGCCAGACGGCTTCTGGTTGAGCTCCTCCTTGCCAGGTGCCCGCAGGTCCCTGTCATTCAAGAGCTTGCCCGTCGACTGGGGGTCGAGAAGAGCCGCTTTAGGACCGAAAACCGGGAAAACACCTGTGTCCTCTGCGGCCTCTGTGTCCGGGTCTGCCGGGAGATCATCGGAGCCGAGGCAATCGGTTTTTCCAACCGGGGTATCTCCAGAAGGGTCGGGGCCCCCTTCGGTATCGATACGGAGAACTGCCTGGCCTGTGGGGCTTGCGAGTACGTCTGCCCCACAGGGACAATGGAGATGGAGATCGACCGGACCAGAAAGATCAAACACTCCGCCACGGGGACGGTGCGGTCTTGCAAATATGTGAGACTGGGACTTCTCGACTTCATGATCTGCTCCAACGGCTATGAGTGCTGGCGGTGTGAAGTGGACCAGGCCATGGAGGATCGCTTCCACACCCATCCGGCCCTTGCCTTCAGACCGGCCGAACAGAGGCGTGCCTTCAGGCTCCATGGCTTCACCTTCCTCCCAGACCGGAGTTACAGCGCGTGGCACGTCTGGGCAAAACCGATGGGCAGGCTCATCCGACTGGGGTTGGATGACCTGGCCTCGACCTTTGCAGCTCGAGCGGATCGGATCGATCTCCCCGGGGCCGGCGATTCTTTGGAGAGGAACGGGCCTTTGGTCAGGATCGTTGTGGGGAAGAGAGAACTCACGATCCCCTCTCCCCTGGGCGGGAAGGTCTCCGCCGTGAATCACGACCTCAAGGAAGATCCCATGTTGGTCTGGAAGGCTCCTTACCACCGGGGATGGCTTGTCATGGTCGAACCGGGTCCTTCCGGGGATCTTTCAGGACTCCGTTCCGGAGCATCGGCCGCACCGTGGTTCGACGGCCAGGCCTCACGAATGGCGGTTTTTCTCATCCGAAAAACGGGGAAGACGACAGCCCGGGAGGAAGGGTCTTCTCAGAACTCCCTCTTCCAGGTCGGCCCGCTCGTCTCCCTCACCTCGGGGTGCCACTGGGAAGAGGTCGAGGAGATACTGTTTTCCGGCTGA
- a CDS encoding FAD-dependent oxidoreductase gives MPGSEKRVLLGNEAIARGIVESGCHFMASYPGTPSSEILPGVVLFSRENNLDTYIEWSTNEKVAFENALAASYTGKRAAVAMKQVGLNVATDPLMSSAYIGTMGGFVIISCDDPGPHSSQTEQDTRFMAMFAKIPVFDPASPRDAHEMMPLAFELSEKFQIPVLFRPVTRVSHARQTIRFRSISRLERRAHFQRNPQRWSATPRFRFFLHRQLNLKLREIAGEFASMGSVNFVEHGREDAPLGIIAGGICHAMVRDILREMYLQEEIPLLKIGTPYPLPTGTVEAFISHCRNVLILEETEPVIELQILDKSKLRGRLDGTVPAEGEMTPDTVSRILSDLCRGLSIPLPDRPSPGELEQIIGDLGLPLRRPSLCPGCPHRASFYSLKRALPEAIFTSDIGCYTLGMNMDAVDTCHDMGASITFASGLYHAYNQDGLDPPIIATIGDSTFYHSGTQGLLNAVYNGSRFILVVLDNSTTAMTGMQPTPESGLTADGHPGTALSLEELVKGAGVKYVRLVNPYDMKDLVRETRRARRYTKQPDGGVAVLIARYPCITHQPEQLKIRPIKVDIRHLPPPDKDIHPVAGGAVPEALLPVHRDKPAPCTAACPLQVDARGYIALISKGRFDEALALVREKNPFPGITGRLCARPCEKICRRRAVDQPIAIDLLKRFLADREGAAAPRFRPGPKRNEKVAIVGSGPAGLMAAFDLRREGYGVTIFEALPVAGGTMAVGTGRFRLPQGVLDREIEIVRNLGAEIRLNTPVGDGVALKDLRTRGYEAVLLALGAHRADGPGLPGSEAEGVIDSLAFLKRVALKETAPVGSRVVVIGGTDRALDAARTALRLGAREVTILYNRSRRELPAQESEIIQAEKEGVRFRFLSVPTRIATSGGRARGVSFKTAVLGKPTSLGRTRIVSTRGAERTLRADLVITSPAYVPDLSGLEETVALTSWKTIHVDPVTLATTAEGIFAAGDGVTGPKNLIDALAGGRKAALSIVRYLRGEDMAKGREMEGRRMKFASARIDQVEKGRRIEEPTLAVEARAGNFQEVLLLPGEEAIIEEARRCLHCGACFHCDTCLIQCPEQAISKTEEGYTVDYDKCTACRVCFLECPTSAIDMPAVGACVGCGYCLKRFECPSLVLGREGQVEIDRSTCVDCGLCIEVCGQEAIVPIG, from the coding sequence ATGCCGGGGTCAGAGAAGAGAGTCCTTTTGGGGAACGAAGCCATCGCCAGGGGGATCGTGGAGAGTGGATGCCACTTCATGGCCTCCTACCCGGGAACTCCCAGTTCGGAAATCCTGCCCGGTGTGGTCCTCTTCAGCAGGGAGAACAATCTCGACACGTACATCGAATGGTCCACAAACGAAAAGGTGGCTTTTGAGAACGCCCTCGCCGCCTCCTACACTGGAAAGAGGGCCGCTGTGGCAATGAAGCAGGTAGGACTCAATGTGGCTACGGATCCCCTGATGAGCTCGGCCTACATAGGGACCATGGGCGGCTTCGTTATCATAAGCTGCGACGATCCAGGACCGCACTCCTCCCAGACAGAGCAAGATACACGCTTCATGGCCATGTTCGCAAAGATACCGGTCTTCGACCCGGCCAGTCCGAGAGACGCCCATGAGATGATGCCCCTGGCCTTTGAATTGTCGGAAAAATTCCAGATCCCCGTACTCTTCCGTCCGGTCACAAGGGTCTCCCACGCCAGGCAGACCATCCGGTTCAGGTCTATATCCAGGCTCGAAAGAAGGGCCCACTTCCAGCGGAATCCCCAAAGATGGAGCGCAACCCCGAGGTTTCGCTTTTTCCTTCACAGGCAACTCAACCTGAAGCTCAGGGAGATCGCCGGCGAGTTCGCTTCCATGGGATCCGTCAACTTTGTGGAACACGGCCGGGAGGACGCGCCTCTGGGTATCATTGCAGGGGGCATCTGTCATGCCATGGTCCGGGACATCCTACGCGAAATGTACCTCCAAGAGGAGATCCCCCTCCTCAAAATAGGGACGCCCTACCCCCTGCCCACCGGTACGGTGGAGGCATTCATCAGCCATTGCAGAAACGTCCTGATCCTGGAAGAAACCGAGCCGGTCATAGAACTGCAGATCCTGGACAAGTCGAAGCTCCGGGGGAGGCTCGACGGAACAGTCCCCGCCGAGGGGGAGATGACTCCTGACACGGTCAGCCGAATCCTCTCCGATCTCTGCCGAGGGCTCTCCATCCCCTTGCCGGACAGGCCCTCTCCAGGGGAACTGGAGCAGATCATCGGCGATCTCGGGCTCCCCCTTCGCAGGCCGTCCCTCTGCCCGGGTTGTCCTCACAGGGCGTCCTTCTACAGCCTGAAACGAGCCTTGCCGGAGGCCATCTTCACCAGTGACATCGGATGCTACACCCTTGGAATGAACATGGATGCCGTCGACACCTGCCACGACATGGGGGCGAGCATCACCTTTGCCAGCGGCCTCTACCATGCCTACAACCAGGATGGGCTCGATCCTCCCATCATTGCCACCATCGGGGATTCGACCTTCTACCACTCCGGCACTCAGGGACTGCTGAACGCCGTCTACAACGGTTCCCGCTTCATTCTGGTAGTTCTCGACAATTCCACCACCGCCATGACGGGAATGCAGCCTACCCCGGAGTCGGGCCTTACGGCCGACGGGCATCCCGGGACGGCCCTGTCCCTGGAAGAACTCGTCAAGGGGGCCGGTGTGAAGTATGTCCGACTGGTCAACCCTTACGATATGAAGGATCTCGTCAGGGAGACGCGGAGGGCCCGTCGATACACCAAACAGCCCGACGGAGGGGTGGCAGTCCTCATCGCCAGGTATCCCTGCATCACCCACCAGCCGGAGCAACTCAAGATCCGCCCCATAAAGGTCGACATCCGCCACCTGCCTCCACCGGACAAGGACATCCACCCCGTGGCAGGAGGCGCCGTACCCGAGGCTCTTCTGCCGGTCCATCGAGACAAGCCAGCCCCGTGCACGGCCGCCTGTCCCCTCCAGGTCGATGCCAGGGGATACATTGCCCTCATCTCTAAAGGAAGATTCGATGAAGCCCTGGCTCTGGTCCGTGAAAAGAATCCCTTCCCCGGCATCACGGGAAGACTCTGCGCCCGCCCCTGTGAGAAGATCTGCCGCAGAAGAGCGGTGGACCAGCCGATCGCCATCGATCTTCTGAAGCGGTTTCTCGCCGACAGGGAAGGCGCCGCCGCACCCCGCTTCCGTCCGGGCCCCAAGAGAAATGAGAAAGTCGCCATCGTGGGTTCGGGTCCTGCCGGCCTGATGGCAGCCTTTGATCTGAGACGGGAGGGGTACGGGGTGACGATCTTCGAGGCCCTCCCGGTCGCCGGAGGGACCATGGCCGTGGGTACAGGCCGGTTTCGACTCCCCCAAGGCGTGTTGGACCGGGAGATTGAGATCGTCCGCAACCTCGGGGCCGAGATTCGTCTGAACACACCCGTCGGAGACGGGGTTGCCCTGAAAGACCTCAGGACCCGGGGTTACGAGGCTGTCCTTCTCGCCCTGGGGGCTCACAGGGCGGACGGTCCGGGTCTTCCCGGCTCCGAGGCTGAAGGCGTCATCGATTCACTGGCCTTCCTGAAGCGGGTCGCCCTGAAGGAGACGGCCCCCGTGGGATCAAGGGTCGTTGTGATCGGCGGAACCGACCGGGCCCTCGATGCAGCGCGAACCGCCCTCCGATTGGGGGCAAGGGAGGTCACGATCCTCTACAACCGTTCAAGAAGGGAACTACCCGCCCAGGAGTCGGAGATCATCCAAGCCGAGAAAGAGGGTGTAAGGTTTCGTTTTCTCTCGGTTCCGACGAGGATAGCCACCTCGGGTGGTAGGGCCAGAGGGGTGAGTTTCAAGACCGCTGTTCTCGGGAAGCCCACCAGCCTGGGCAGGACGAGGATCGTCTCCACTAGAGGTGCGGAAAGAACGCTGAGAGCCGACCTCGTCATCACTTCTCCAGCATATGTCCCGGATCTTTCCGGTCTCGAGGAGACAGTTGCCCTCACCTCCTGGAAAACGATCCATGTGGACCCGGTCACACTGGCCACAACGGCAGAAGGGATCTTCGCGGCCGGAGATGGGGTGACGGGCCCGAAGAACCTCATCGACGCTCTGGCCGGCGGCAGAAAGGCCGCTCTCTCGATCGTTCGATACCTGAGAGGCGAGGATATGGCGAAGGGTCGCGAGATGGAGGGCCGCCGCATGAAGTTCGCGTCGGCCAGGATCGACCAGGTGGAAAAAGGGCGGAGAATCGAGGAACCCACCCTGGCCGTGGAAGCACGGGCCGGCAACTTCCAGGAGGTTCTGCTCCTGCCAGGCGAGGAGGCGATCATCGAGGAAGCCAGGCGCTGTCTTCACTGCGGGGCCTGTTTTCACTGCGACACATGCCTGATCCAATGCCCGGAGCAAGCCATATCCAAGACCGAAGAGGGCTATACCGTCGACTACGACAAATGCACGGCCTGCCGGGTATGTTTCCTCGAGTGCCCGACCTCTGCCATCGACATGCCTGCAGTCGGTGCCTGTGTGGGTTGTGGGTACTGTTTGAAGCGCTTCGAATGTCCTTCCCTGGTCCTTGGAAGAGAGGGGCAGGTGGAGATCGACCGCTCGACCTGCGTGGATTGCGGTCTCTGCATCGAAGTGTGCGGCCAGGAGGCGATCGTGCCCATTGGTTGA